A window of the Desulfobacula toluolica Tol2 genome harbors these coding sequences:
- a CDS encoding 4Fe-4S binding protein codes for MTPAINSDIKHLVGNIQRFSVNDGPGIRTSVFLKGCPLNCAWCHNPENIHTYQEFFHYEDKCTKCGACAQVCPENAIIPPRVRYKEKPSGNC; via the coding sequence ATGACCCCTGCAATCAACTCAGACATAAAACATCTTGTCGGGAACATCCAACGTTTTTCAGTCAATGATGGCCCTGGAATACGGACATCCGTTTTTTTAAAAGGATGTCCCCTCAACTGTGCATGGTGCCACAATCCTGAAAACATCCATACATATCAGGAATTTTTTCATTATGAGGACAAATGCACTAAATGCGGTGCATGTGCACAAGTCTGTCCGGAAAACGCCATAATCCCTCCCCGGGTCAGATACAAGGAAAAGCCTTCCGGCAACTGCTGA
- a CDS encoding glycyl-radical enzyme activating protein yields the protein MQKEREIPDVPEVKEVIAVDPPRIDRDKCTRCMKCVDACSFDALKLTSTLKSVDEIFTEVMKDLLFYESSGGGFTVSGGEPLMHPDMTLSLLKRAKKEGLHTVLDTTGFANWNTIKSILKYVDLVLLDIKQLDNEKHKKWTGVSNRLILENAKKMAECNTKMRLRLPIVHSVNFWDLQYPKDIVTFAKPLGDSVIGIDLLPFHSFAAKKTNNLGEKRYFDHFPNIFKEEVEDYKKIISKGGPWQTTIGGLIGVQQNEK from the coding sequence TTGCAGAAAGAAAGAGAAATTCCTGATGTACCGGAAGTAAAAGAAGTAATAGCTGTTGATCCGCCAAGGATCGACAGGGACAAATGCACCAGGTGCATGAAGTGTGTTGACGCATGTTCATTTGATGCCCTTAAATTAACCAGCACATTGAAAAGTGTGGATGAAATTTTCACGGAAGTCATGAAAGATCTACTTTTTTATGAATCATCCGGGGGCGGATTCACTGTTTCAGGAGGAGAACCGCTCATGCATCCCGACATGACCCTGTCTCTCTTAAAAAGGGCTAAAAAAGAAGGACTGCATACGGTTCTGGATACCACGGGATTTGCAAACTGGAATACCATAAAATCCATTTTAAAATATGTTGACCTTGTCCTGCTGGATATTAAACAACTGGATAATGAAAAACATAAAAAATGGACCGGCGTATCCAACCGTCTGATTCTTGAAAATGCTAAAAAAATGGCTGAATGCAATACTAAAATGAGGCTGAGACTGCCTATTGTCCATTCGGTTAATTTCTGGGATCTGCAATATCCAAAAGATATTGTAACATTTGCAAAACCTCTTGGCGATAGTGTTATAGGCATTGATCTGTTGCCTTTTCACAGCTTTGCCGCCAAAAAAACCAACAACCTCGGTGAAAAAAGATATTTTGACCACTTTCCCAATATTTTTAAAGAAGAAGTTGAAGATTATAAGAAAATTATCAGT
- a CDS encoding benzylsuccinate synthase subunit alpha, with amino-acid sequence MPTVATPTTERTARLKNRCRFKHVAGGEYVHAGVRAGVERARLITQSHKENVGEPNCIARARGLEKILKNITIHIQDDELIVGANTEHPDYFPMYPELSYFATVDMVESQYCDHKDEMREIAEYWRPYTIQTKGEKYFTPEEIGVMYSATTVQPPMFVTAFSSIVPTYEAVLEDGLIKRIEEVEKKIADANAEMRKSPWNGQENLHYLDKIDQWNAMLIAMKAVVAWAQRYARLAKIMAENFLTDPKRKEELLEIADICRHVPAYPARGLKDAMQSKWFTYLLCHSIERYSSGYGQKEDKMLWPYFQKSVIEKTEQPMTREEAVELFECERLKVSEHGSTKGRQLREFFAGSNDLFILTLGGINPDGSDASNDCTNCILEAASSIVTTEPSISFRWNEIGNIETKKRVFDCVKKGFGFPSIKNDELNTQQLVKYFNVPEEVARDWALVLCMSPGITGRRGTQKTRSEGGSDVYPAKVMEIALTNGFDEFFTNIQLGPETGNGEDFKSFDEVWNAVKLQLRYAIELSLRSKDVGRIMESKYLCCPFISSIDDGCVEKGMDANELAEVANPWHNVIGGSVVVIDSMAAIKKLVFEDKKYTMAELMDALRNNWEGKEEMRLDFWNAPKFGNDDAYADEIASKYYDLIADEWKRNTTYSGTYPLPLAQSVAGYIVNGPKTAATANGRHAGEALDDGGCSPYMGCDKSGPTAVLKSVSKIDASKHKGILLNQRLSTVLMNSDAGFDLWHAYMKTWHSLGIDHVQFNVISQEDMKAAQIEPEKYTDTLVRIAGYSAKFIDLARYSQDTIIARTEQDMAG; translated from the coding sequence AAGAACCGCAAGACTTAAAAACAGATGCCGTTTTAAACATGTAGCAGGCGGAGAATATGTTCATGCAGGCGTAAGAGCCGGAGTTGAACGTGCCAGATTGATTACCCAGTCCCATAAAGAAAATGTGGGAGAACCCAATTGCATTGCAAGGGCCAGGGGACTTGAAAAGATCCTTAAAAACATCACTATTCATATTCAGGATGACGAACTGATCGTTGGTGCCAACACAGAGCATCCCGATTATTTCCCCATGTATCCGGAACTTTCTTATTTTGCCACCGTAGATATGGTTGAAAGTCAGTATTGCGACCATAAAGATGAAATGCGGGAAATCGCAGAATACTGGCGACCCTATACTATCCAGACCAAAGGGGAAAAATATTTTACACCTGAAGAAATCGGTGTCATGTATTCTGCAACAACCGTGCAGCCTCCCATGTTTGTAACCGCATTTTCAAGCATTGTACCGACTTATGAAGCAGTTCTTGAAGACGGACTGATCAAAAGAATAGAAGAAGTTGAAAAAAAGATTGCCGATGCCAACGCTGAAATGCGCAAATCCCCATGGAACGGCCAGGAAAACCTTCATTATCTGGATAAAATTGACCAGTGGAATGCCATGCTAATTGCCATGAAAGCAGTTGTAGCCTGGGCTCAAAGATATGCCAGGCTGGCCAAAATCATGGCGGAAAATTTTTTAACCGACCCCAAAAGAAAAGAAGAACTTCTTGAAATCGCAGATATCTGCAGACACGTTCCGGCTTATCCTGCAAGAGGTCTCAAGGATGCCATGCAGTCCAAATGGTTTACCTACCTGTTATGCCACTCCATAGAACGCTACAGCAGTGGCTACGGTCAAAAAGAAGACAAAATGCTCTGGCCCTATTTTCAAAAGAGTGTAATTGAAAAAACAGAGCAGCCCATGACAAGAGAAGAGGCTGTAGAACTTTTTGAATGTGAAAGACTAAAAGTATCTGAACATGGCAGCACAAAGGGAAGGCAGCTTCGAGAATTTTTTGCCGGCTCCAACGACCTGTTTATACTTACCCTGGGCGGTATCAACCCGGACGGCTCAGATGCCAGCAACGACTGCACCAACTGCATACTGGAAGCTGCTTCAAGTATTGTTACCACAGAACCGTCCATTTCATTCAGATGGAATGAGATAGGCAATATTGAAACAAAGAAAAGAGTATTTGATTGTGTGAAAAAAGGATTTGGATTCCCATCCATAAAAAATGATGAGCTCAATACACAGCAATTGGTCAAATACTTTAACGTCCCCGAAGAAGTTGCCAGAGACTGGGCACTTGTTTTATGCATGTCTCCCGGCATCACAGGCCGTCGAGGAACCCAGAAAACAAGAAGTGAAGGCGGATCAGATGTTTACCCGGCCAAGGTTATGGAAATTGCCCTGACCAACGGATTTGATGAATTTTTCACCAATATACAGCTGGGACCTGAAACCGGTAACGGCGAAGACTTCAAGTCATTTGACGAAGTCTGGAACGCCGTTAAGTTACAGCTGAGATATGCCATTGAATTAAGCCTGCGATCCAAAGATGTGGGCCGGATAATGGAATCAAAATATCTGTGCTGCCCATTTATTTCAAGTATTGACGACGGATGCGTGGAAAAAGGTATGGATGCCAATGAACTGGCGGAAGTTGCCAATCCATGGCACAATGTAATCGGCGGCAGTGTTGTGGTCATTGATTCCATGGCAGCCATTAAAAAACTGGTATTTGAAGATAAAAAATATACCATGGCCGAATTGATGGATGCCTTGAGAAACAACTGGGAAGGCAAAGAAGAAATGCGCCTTGACTTCTGGAATGCTCCCAAGTTTGGTAATGACGACGCTTACGCTGATGAAATCGCATCAAAATATTATGATCTGATTGCTGATGAGTGGAAAAGAAACACCACTTATTCAGGCACCTATCCCCTGCCCCTGGCCCAGTCCGTTGCCGGTTATATTGTAAACGGCCCGAAAACTGCAGCTACTGCAAACGGAAGACATGCAGGCGAAGCTCTGGATGACGGCGGCTGTTCACCCTACATGGGATGTGACAAATCAGGTCCAACAGCAGTTTTAAAATCCGTATCAAAAATTGATGCCTCCAAACACAAGGGCATCCTTTTGAACCAAAGGCTTTCAACTGTTCTGATGAACAGCGATGCCGGTTTTGATCTCTGGCACGCCTACATGAAAACATGGCATTCTTTGGGAATTGATCATGTACAATTCAATGTCATCTCCCAGGAAGACATGAAAGCAGCTCAAATTGAACCTGAAAAATATACAGACACCCTTGTAAGGATTGCCGGATACAGCGCAAAATTCATTGACCTTGCCAGGTACTCGCAGGATACGATTATCGCCCGTACCGAGCAGGATATGGCAGGATAA